In Cololabis saira isolate AMF1-May2022 chromosome 4, fColSai1.1, whole genome shotgun sequence, one DNA window encodes the following:
- the sik3 gene encoding serine/threonine-protein kinase SIK3 homolog isoform X4, with protein sequence MAAVSSGAAAGAAAAAGIPLPARPTPGMGMGPQNPRAPPSSGISVPPPGHAAAPRPPPARVGHYEIERTIGKGNFAVVKLATHVITKAKVAIKIVDKTQLDDENLKKIFREVQIMKMLKHPHIIRLYQVMETERMIYLVTEFASGGEIFDHLVAHGRMAEKDARKKFKQIVAAVHFCHCRNIVHRDLKAENLLLDHNLNIKIADFGFSNLFSRGQLLKTWCGSPPYAAPELFEGKEYDGPKVDIWSLGVVLYVLVCGALPFDGSTLQNLRARVLSGKFRIPFFMSTDCEYLIRHMLVLEPSRRLTMEQICKNKWMRHGDPDPEFDRLIAECEQVKTEREMELINEQVLMAMSEMGLDRERTLQSLQTDAYDHYSAIYSLLAERLKKHKSLRVAPPPPRSISYPLNPIQQTDQQGNPVSMTVPHVQLINPENQIVEPDGSMALDSDEGEEPSPEAMARYLSMRRHTVGVPDQRTEMPEDLQKLPPGFPRGALPQPPFPQLPPNMGQVHGFMPTPSLQPTQQLEYKEQSLLQPPTLQVLNCMGPLGRRASDGGANIQLHAQLLKRPRGPSPLVTSPHPNPAVAPVDEEGSDGEPDQEAVQRYLLNRSKRHTTHALMSTPHGESSTESQRPQGPRQRGGWAPDTHTRSTYKDCNTLHLPMERFSPVRRFSDGAASIQAFKAHLENNSLIRQLKQECEQLQKMYAAQQDERFLEHTQQQHILYQQEQQILHQQIQGLSLGHGESQPSHLTHQLQRLRIQPSSPPPTHPSNHLFRQPNQSPPPGSAGLMQGHAGQSSVQYQHGAMYQGQNGSPPPTGLARVPLPANPQTASPRTTVPLAPGVPQQQQVTIQVQEVELGGGAPRQGNFLSTPGGHRVLGKQLSADNAETHSRSLGRFTSGYDQAQFSHHLFSADAASRGTSGIVGTYSPYLQGTSLKVPGLDGYPSGAAGTGSYGTPSALQQALLSPTPLDYCPPQQHVTPTLQGLLSPRHSLTGHTDPRLPPQDLAALLKRHTPRPLPTPGTPPSGAAQEFGEMLLLRQLNKGDGLDPPAPQGASGGQHYHLLQIRPPEVQPQPQHPSPAPCPSLAHSESMEEDDTPAGYHHPHEGLLVKAGDGHELLGPPRGGTPPYTSPTHRHGAYIRNAPATRESEHVECRPPEQAMEVPDHNGVGYSRGPQGEVYRSRGQLQRHHTIQCCDDAYDQAELMSGMSLLAGKALSSARMSDIHSTTSLSGSQQLHQREESVCDVEGELHAAACYHSSCTSDVLHSYKPPDLQYSMEQAGV encoded by the exons GTGGCTATAAAAATAGTGGATAAGACTCAACTGGATGACGAAAACCTGAAGAAGATATTCAGAGAAGTGCAAATCATGAAGATGCTAAAGCACCCCCACATCATCCGCCTCTACCAG GTGATGGAGACGGAGAGGATGATCTATCTGGTAACAGAGTTTGCAAGTGGTGGAGAGATATTTG ATCACCTAGTGGCTCATGGGCGCATGGCGGAGAAGGACGCCAGGAAGAAGTTCAAGCAGATCGTGGCAGCAGTCCACTTCTGTCACTGCCGCAACATCGTCCACAGAGACTTAAAGGCTGAGAATCTGTTACTAGACCACAACCTCAACATCAAAATCGCAG ATTTTGGCTTCAGCAACCTGTTTTCTCGGGGGCAGCTGTTGAAGACGTGGTGCGGCAGTCCTCCCTACGCGGCTCCAGAGCTCTTTGAGGGCAAGGAATACGACGGCCCTAAAGTAGATATATGG AGCTTAGGGGTGGTGTTATACGTGCTGGTGTGCGGGGCCTTACCCTTTGACGGCAGCACTCTACAAAATTTGCGAGCACGTGTCCTCAGTGGAAAGTTCCGCATCCCTTTCTTCATGTCCACAG ACTGTGAGTACCTAATAAGACACATGTTGGTTCTGGAGCCCAGCAGACGGTTGACCATGGAGCAAATCTGTAAGAACAAGTGGATGAGACACGGAGATCCGGACCCGGAGTTTGACAGG TTGATAGCAGAGTGTGAGCAGGTGAAGacggagagagagatggagctcATCAACGAGCAGGTGTTGATGGCCATGTCTGAAATGGGTTTGGACCGAGAGCGCACACTTCAG TCCCTACAAACAGATGCGTATGATCACTACAGTGCCATTTACAGTCTGTTGGCTGAACGCCTCAAGAAACACAAGTCCCTGCGTGTCGCCCCACCCCCACCGCGATCTATCAGCTATCCTCTAAATCCTATTCAG CAGACAGACCAACAAGGTAATCCTGTTAGCATGACCGTTCCCCACGTCCAGCTCATCAACCCAGAGAACCAGATCGTTGAG CCCGACGGCAGCATGGCCCTGGACAGTGATGAGGGAGAAGAGCCGTCTCCTGAGGCCATGGCTCGCTACCTGTCAATGAGGCGACACACCGTGGGGGTACCCGACCAAAG GACGGAGATGCCAGAGGACCTCCAGAAGCTTCCACCGGGCTTCCCTCGGGGCGCGTTGCCCCAGCCTCCCTTTCCCCAGCTCCCCCCCAACATGGGCCAAGTGCACGGATTCATGCCCACACCGAGCCTGCAGCCGACACAGCAGCTGGAGTACAAG GAACaatcgctgctgcagccgcccACCCTGCAGGTGCTGAACTGCATGGGGCCCTTGGGTCGGAGAGCTTCCGACGGCGGGGCCAACATTCAGTTACACGCTCAGCTTCTGAAGAGGCCTCGGGGGCCGTCGCCGCTCGTCACCAGCCCG CATCCTAACCCTGCAGTAGCTCCGGTGGATGAGGAGGGTTCAGATGGAGAGCCAGATCAAGAGGCGGTGCAGAG GTACCTGTTGAACCGCTCCAAGCGGCACACGACGCACGCGCTCATGAGCACACCGCATGGCGAATCCTCGACAGAGTCACAGAGGCCACAGGGCCCCCGCCAGAGGGGGGGCTGGGCCCCCGACACACACACCCG ATCCACCTATAAGGACTGTAACACCCTTCATCTCCCCATGGAGCGCTTCTCTCCCGTCAGACGCTTCTCTGACGGCGCCGCGTCCATCCAGGCCTTCAAGGCTCATCTAGAGAACAACAGCCTCATCAGGCAACTCAAGCAG GAGTGTGAACAGCTCCAGAAGATGTATGCAGCCCAGCAGGACGAGCGCTTCCTGGAGCACACGCAGCAGCAGCACATCCTGTACCAGCAAGAGCAGCAGATCCTCCACCAGCAAATCCAG GGTCTGTCTTTAGGCCATGGAGAGAGCCAGCCCAGTCACTTAACCCACCAGCTCCAGAG GTTGCGTATCCAGCCCTCCAGCCCTCCACCAACACATCCCAGCAACCACCTCTTCAGACAGCCCAATCAGAGTCCTCCGCCTGGCTCTGCAGGCTTAATGCAAGGGCACG CAGGTCAGTCATCAGTGCAGTACCAGCATGGTGCCATGTACCAAGGACAGAACGGCAGCCCGCCTCCAACAGGTCTGGCCCGGGTCCCCCTGCCAGCCAATCCACAGACAGCATCTCCCCGAACCACGGTTCCCCTCGCACCCGGCGTACCTCAGCAACAACAG GTGACCATTCAGGTGCAGGAAGTGGAGCTGGGAGGTGGAGCACCGAGGCAGGGCAACTTTTTGTCCACGCCTGGAGGACACAGAGTCCTCGGGAAACAGCTTAGCGCAGACAACGCTGAGACGCACAG CCGCAGCCTTGGCCGGTTCACGTCTGGCTATGACCAGGCCCAGTTCAGTCACCACCTGTTCTCCGCGGATGCTGCTTCCCGGGGAACCTCCGGAATCGTCGGCACCTACAGCCCCTACTTGCAAGGAACCTCCCTTAAAGTTCCCGGCCTGGATGGTTACCCGAGCGGGGCGGCAGGAACCGGCAGCTACGGGACGCCCTCGGCTCTGCAGCAGGCCCTACTTTCCCCAACACCTTTGGACTACTGCCCCCCACAACAGCATGTCACCCCCACCCTGCAGGGCCTCCTGTCTCCCCGCCATTCGTTAACGGGCCACACCGACCCCAGGCTGCCCCCCCAggacctggccgccctgctGAAGCGACACACCCCGCGCCCTCTTCCCACACCTGGGACGCCCCCCAGCGGCGCGGCGCAGGAGTTTGGAGAGATGCTGCTCCTCCGCCAGCTGAACAAAGGGGACGGTCTGGATCCCCCCGCGCCACAGGGGGCCTCCGGAGGGCAGCATTACCACCTGTTACAGATCAGACCCCCGGAGGTTCAGCCTCAGCCGCAGCACCCGAGTCCGGCGCCGTGTCCGAGCTTAGCTCACTCAGAGAGCATGGAGGAGGACGACACGCCCGCGGGTTACCACCACCCGCACGAAGGCCTGCTGGTCAAGGCAGGGGACGGGCACGAGCTGCTGGGGCCTCCTCGCGGAGGCACCCCGCCCTACACTTCTCCCACACACAGGCACGGGGCCTACATAAGGAATGCACCAGCTACTAGAG AATCTGAACATGTGGAGTGCCGACCCCCGGAACAGGCCATGGAAGTGCCGGACCACAACGGTGTGGGCTATTCCCGGGGTCCCCAGGGTGAGGTGTACAGATCCAGAGGACAGCTACAGCGCCACCACACCATCCAGTGCTGCGATGATGCCTAC GATCAGGCAGAGCTCATGTCGGGTATGAGCCTCTTGGCCGGCAAGGCTCTCAGCTCCGCTCGAATGTCGGACATTCACAGCACGACGTCGCTGTCGGGGAGCCAGCAGCTGCACCAGCGGGAGGAGTCAG TGTGTGACGTAGAAGGGGAGCTCCACGCAGCGGCCTGCTACCACTCCTCCTGCACCAGTGACGTGCTGCACAGCTACAAGCCCCCCGACCTGCAGTACAGCATGGAGCAGGCTGGGGTCTAG
- the sik3 gene encoding serine/threonine-protein kinase SIK3 homolog isoform X7 — MAAVSSGAAAGAAAAAGIPLPARPTPGMGMGPQNPRAPPSSGISVPPPGHAAAPRPPPARVGHYEIERTIGKGNFAVVKLATHVITKAKVAIKIVDKTQLDDENLKKIFREVQIMKMLKHPHIIRLYQVMETERMIYLVTEFASGGEIFDHLVAHGRMAEKDARKKFKQIVAAVHFCHCRNIVHRDLKAENLLLDHNLNIKIADFGFSNLFSRGQLLKTWCGSPPYAAPELFEGKEYDGPKVDIWSLGVVLYVLVCGALPFDGSTLQNLRARVLSGKFRIPFFMSTDCEYLIRHMLVLEPSRRLTMEQICKNKWMRHGDPDPEFDRLIAECEQVKTEREMELINEQVLMAMSEMGLDRERTLQSLQTDAYDHYSAIYSLLAERLKKHKSLRVAPPPPRSISYPLNPIQTDQQGNPVSMTVPHVQLINPENQIVEPDGSMALDSDEGEEPSPEAMARYLSMRRHTVGVPDQRTEMPEDLQKLPPGFPRGALPQPPFPQLPPNMGQVHGFMPTPSLQPTQQLEYKEQSLLQPPTLQVLNCMGPLGRRASDGGANIQLHAQLLKRPRGPSPLVTSPHPNPAVAPVDEEGSDGEPDQEAVQRSTYKDCNTLHLPMERFSPVRRFSDGAASIQAFKAHLENNSLIRQLKQECEQLQKMYAAQQDERFLEHTQQQHILYQQEQQILHQQIQVVEGLSLGHGESQPSHLTHQLQRLRIQPSSPPPTHPSNHLFRQPNQSPPPGSAGLMQGHAGQSSVQYQHGAMYQGQNGSPPPTGLARVPLPANPQTASPRTTVPLAPGVPQQQQVTIQVQEVELGGGAPRQGNFLSTPGGHRVLGKQLSADNAETHSRSLGRFTSGYDQAQFSHHLFSADAASRGTSGIVGTYSPYLQGTSLKVPGLDGYPSGAAGTGSYGTPSALQQALLSPTPLDYCPPQQHVTPTLQGLLSPRHSLTGHTDPRLPPQDLAALLKRHTPRPLPTPGTPPSGAAQEFGEMLLLRQLNKGDGLDPPAPQGASGGQHYHLLQIRPPEVQPQPQHPSPAPCPSLAHSESMEEDDTPAGYHHPHEGLLVKAGDGHELLGPPRGGTPPYTSPTHRHGAYIRNAPATRESEHVECRPPEQAMEVPDHNGVGYSRGPQGEVYRSRGQLQRHHTIQCCDDAYDQAELMSGMSLLAGKALSSARMSDIHSTTSLSGSQQLHQREESVCDVEGELHAAACYHSSCTSDVLHSYKPPDLQYSMEQAGV; from the exons GTGGCTATAAAAATAGTGGATAAGACTCAACTGGATGACGAAAACCTGAAGAAGATATTCAGAGAAGTGCAAATCATGAAGATGCTAAAGCACCCCCACATCATCCGCCTCTACCAG GTGATGGAGACGGAGAGGATGATCTATCTGGTAACAGAGTTTGCAAGTGGTGGAGAGATATTTG ATCACCTAGTGGCTCATGGGCGCATGGCGGAGAAGGACGCCAGGAAGAAGTTCAAGCAGATCGTGGCAGCAGTCCACTTCTGTCACTGCCGCAACATCGTCCACAGAGACTTAAAGGCTGAGAATCTGTTACTAGACCACAACCTCAACATCAAAATCGCAG ATTTTGGCTTCAGCAACCTGTTTTCTCGGGGGCAGCTGTTGAAGACGTGGTGCGGCAGTCCTCCCTACGCGGCTCCAGAGCTCTTTGAGGGCAAGGAATACGACGGCCCTAAAGTAGATATATGG AGCTTAGGGGTGGTGTTATACGTGCTGGTGTGCGGGGCCTTACCCTTTGACGGCAGCACTCTACAAAATTTGCGAGCACGTGTCCTCAGTGGAAAGTTCCGCATCCCTTTCTTCATGTCCACAG ACTGTGAGTACCTAATAAGACACATGTTGGTTCTGGAGCCCAGCAGACGGTTGACCATGGAGCAAATCTGTAAGAACAAGTGGATGAGACACGGAGATCCGGACCCGGAGTTTGACAGG TTGATAGCAGAGTGTGAGCAGGTGAAGacggagagagagatggagctcATCAACGAGCAGGTGTTGATGGCCATGTCTGAAATGGGTTTGGACCGAGAGCGCACACTTCAG TCCCTACAAACAGATGCGTATGATCACTACAGTGCCATTTACAGTCTGTTGGCTGAACGCCTCAAGAAACACAAGTCCCTGCGTGTCGCCCCACCCCCACCGCGATCTATCAGCTATCCTCTAAATCCTATTCAG ACAGACCAACAAGGTAATCCTGTTAGCATGACCGTTCCCCACGTCCAGCTCATCAACCCAGAGAACCAGATCGTTGAG CCCGACGGCAGCATGGCCCTGGACAGTGATGAGGGAGAAGAGCCGTCTCCTGAGGCCATGGCTCGCTACCTGTCAATGAGGCGACACACCGTGGGGGTACCCGACCAAAG GACGGAGATGCCAGAGGACCTCCAGAAGCTTCCACCGGGCTTCCCTCGGGGCGCGTTGCCCCAGCCTCCCTTTCCCCAGCTCCCCCCCAACATGGGCCAAGTGCACGGATTCATGCCCACACCGAGCCTGCAGCCGACACAGCAGCTGGAGTACAAG GAACaatcgctgctgcagccgcccACCCTGCAGGTGCTGAACTGCATGGGGCCCTTGGGTCGGAGAGCTTCCGACGGCGGGGCCAACATTCAGTTACACGCTCAGCTTCTGAAGAGGCCTCGGGGGCCGTCGCCGCTCGTCACCAGCCCG CATCCTAACCCTGCAGTAGCTCCGGTGGATGAGGAGGGTTCAGATGGAGAGCCAGATCAAGAGGCGGTGCAGAG ATCCACCTATAAGGACTGTAACACCCTTCATCTCCCCATGGAGCGCTTCTCTCCCGTCAGACGCTTCTCTGACGGCGCCGCGTCCATCCAGGCCTTCAAGGCTCATCTAGAGAACAACAGCCTCATCAGGCAACTCAAGCAG GAGTGTGAACAGCTCCAGAAGATGTATGCAGCCCAGCAGGACGAGCGCTTCCTGGAGCACACGCAGCAGCAGCACATCCTGTACCAGCAAGAGCAGCAGATCCTCCACCAGCAAATCCAGGTAGTCGAG GGTCTGTCTTTAGGCCATGGAGAGAGCCAGCCCAGTCACTTAACCCACCAGCTCCAGAG GTTGCGTATCCAGCCCTCCAGCCCTCCACCAACACATCCCAGCAACCACCTCTTCAGACAGCCCAATCAGAGTCCTCCGCCTGGCTCTGCAGGCTTAATGCAAGGGCACG CAGGTCAGTCATCAGTGCAGTACCAGCATGGTGCCATGTACCAAGGACAGAACGGCAGCCCGCCTCCAACAGGTCTGGCCCGGGTCCCCCTGCCAGCCAATCCACAGACAGCATCTCCCCGAACCACGGTTCCCCTCGCACCCGGCGTACCTCAGCAACAACAG GTGACCATTCAGGTGCAGGAAGTGGAGCTGGGAGGTGGAGCACCGAGGCAGGGCAACTTTTTGTCCACGCCTGGAGGACACAGAGTCCTCGGGAAACAGCTTAGCGCAGACAACGCTGAGACGCACAG CCGCAGCCTTGGCCGGTTCACGTCTGGCTATGACCAGGCCCAGTTCAGTCACCACCTGTTCTCCGCGGATGCTGCTTCCCGGGGAACCTCCGGAATCGTCGGCACCTACAGCCCCTACTTGCAAGGAACCTCCCTTAAAGTTCCCGGCCTGGATGGTTACCCGAGCGGGGCGGCAGGAACCGGCAGCTACGGGACGCCCTCGGCTCTGCAGCAGGCCCTACTTTCCCCAACACCTTTGGACTACTGCCCCCCACAACAGCATGTCACCCCCACCCTGCAGGGCCTCCTGTCTCCCCGCCATTCGTTAACGGGCCACACCGACCCCAGGCTGCCCCCCCAggacctggccgccctgctGAAGCGACACACCCCGCGCCCTCTTCCCACACCTGGGACGCCCCCCAGCGGCGCGGCGCAGGAGTTTGGAGAGATGCTGCTCCTCCGCCAGCTGAACAAAGGGGACGGTCTGGATCCCCCCGCGCCACAGGGGGCCTCCGGAGGGCAGCATTACCACCTGTTACAGATCAGACCCCCGGAGGTTCAGCCTCAGCCGCAGCACCCGAGTCCGGCGCCGTGTCCGAGCTTAGCTCACTCAGAGAGCATGGAGGAGGACGACACGCCCGCGGGTTACCACCACCCGCACGAAGGCCTGCTGGTCAAGGCAGGGGACGGGCACGAGCTGCTGGGGCCTCCTCGCGGAGGCACCCCGCCCTACACTTCTCCCACACACAGGCACGGGGCCTACATAAGGAATGCACCAGCTACTAGAG AATCTGAACATGTGGAGTGCCGACCCCCGGAACAGGCCATGGAAGTGCCGGACCACAACGGTGTGGGCTATTCCCGGGGTCCCCAGGGTGAGGTGTACAGATCCAGAGGACAGCTACAGCGCCACCACACCATCCAGTGCTGCGATGATGCCTAC GATCAGGCAGAGCTCATGTCGGGTATGAGCCTCTTGGCCGGCAAGGCTCTCAGCTCCGCTCGAATGTCGGACATTCACAGCACGACGTCGCTGTCGGGGAGCCAGCAGCTGCACCAGCGGGAGGAGTCAG TGTGTGACGTAGAAGGGGAGCTCCACGCAGCGGCCTGCTACCACTCCTCCTGCACCAGTGACGTGCTGCACAGCTACAAGCCCCCCGACCTGCAGTACAGCATGGAGCAGGCTGGGGTCTAG
- the sik3 gene encoding serine/threonine-protein kinase SIK3 homolog isoform X8, which translates to MAAVSSGAAAGAAAAAGIPLPARPTPGMGMGPQNPRAPPSSGISVPPPGHAAAPRPPPARVGHYEIERTIGKGNFAVVKLATHVITKAKVAIKIVDKTQLDDENLKKIFREVQIMKMLKHPHIIRLYQVMETERMIYLVTEFASGGEIFDHLVAHGRMAEKDARKKFKQIVAAVHFCHCRNIVHRDLKAENLLLDHNLNIKIADFGFSNLFSRGQLLKTWCGSPPYAAPELFEGKEYDGPKVDIWSLGVVLYVLVCGALPFDGSTLQNLRARVLSGKFRIPFFMSTDCEYLIRHMLVLEPSRRLTMEQICKNKWMRHGDPDPEFDRLIAECEQVKTEREMELINEQVLMAMSEMGLDRERTLQSLQTDAYDHYSAIYSLLAERLKKHKSLRVAPPPPRSISYPLNPIQTDQQGNPVSMTVPHVQLINPENQIVEPDGSMALDSDEGEEPSPEAMARYLSMRRHTVGVPDQRTEMPEDLQKLPPGFPRGALPQPPFPQLPPNMGQVHGFMPTPSLQPTQQLEYKEQSLLQPPTLQVLNCMGPLGRRASDGGANIQLHAQLLKRPRGPSPLVTSPHPNPAVAPVDEEGSDGEPDQEAVQRSTYKDCNTLHLPMERFSPVRRFSDGAASIQAFKAHLENNSLIRQLKQECEQLQKMYAAQQDERFLEHTQQQHILYQQEQQILHQQIQGLSLGHGESQPSHLTHQLQRLRIQPSSPPPTHPSNHLFRQPNQSPPPGSAGLMQGHAGQSSVQYQHGAMYQGQNGSPPPTGLARVPLPANPQTASPRTTVPLAPGVPQQQQVTIQVQEVELGGGAPRQGNFLSTPGGHRVLGKQLSADNAETHSRSLGRFTSGYDQAQFSHHLFSADAASRGTSGIVGTYSPYLQGTSLKVPGLDGYPSGAAGTGSYGTPSALQQALLSPTPLDYCPPQQHVTPTLQGLLSPRHSLTGHTDPRLPPQDLAALLKRHTPRPLPTPGTPPSGAAQEFGEMLLLRQLNKGDGLDPPAPQGASGGQHYHLLQIRPPEVQPQPQHPSPAPCPSLAHSESMEEDDTPAGYHHPHEGLLVKAGDGHELLGPPRGGTPPYTSPTHRHGAYIRNAPATRESEHVECRPPEQAMEVPDHNGVGYSRGPQGEVYRSRGQLQRHHTIQCCDDAYDQAELMSGMSLLAGKALSSARMSDIHSTTSLSGSQQLHQREESVCDVEGELHAAACYHSSCTSDVLHSYKPPDLQYSMEQAGV; encoded by the exons GTGGCTATAAAAATAGTGGATAAGACTCAACTGGATGACGAAAACCTGAAGAAGATATTCAGAGAAGTGCAAATCATGAAGATGCTAAAGCACCCCCACATCATCCGCCTCTACCAG GTGATGGAGACGGAGAGGATGATCTATCTGGTAACAGAGTTTGCAAGTGGTGGAGAGATATTTG ATCACCTAGTGGCTCATGGGCGCATGGCGGAGAAGGACGCCAGGAAGAAGTTCAAGCAGATCGTGGCAGCAGTCCACTTCTGTCACTGCCGCAACATCGTCCACAGAGACTTAAAGGCTGAGAATCTGTTACTAGACCACAACCTCAACATCAAAATCGCAG ATTTTGGCTTCAGCAACCTGTTTTCTCGGGGGCAGCTGTTGAAGACGTGGTGCGGCAGTCCTCCCTACGCGGCTCCAGAGCTCTTTGAGGGCAAGGAATACGACGGCCCTAAAGTAGATATATGG AGCTTAGGGGTGGTGTTATACGTGCTGGTGTGCGGGGCCTTACCCTTTGACGGCAGCACTCTACAAAATTTGCGAGCACGTGTCCTCAGTGGAAAGTTCCGCATCCCTTTCTTCATGTCCACAG ACTGTGAGTACCTAATAAGACACATGTTGGTTCTGGAGCCCAGCAGACGGTTGACCATGGAGCAAATCTGTAAGAACAAGTGGATGAGACACGGAGATCCGGACCCGGAGTTTGACAGG TTGATAGCAGAGTGTGAGCAGGTGAAGacggagagagagatggagctcATCAACGAGCAGGTGTTGATGGCCATGTCTGAAATGGGTTTGGACCGAGAGCGCACACTTCAG TCCCTACAAACAGATGCGTATGATCACTACAGTGCCATTTACAGTCTGTTGGCTGAACGCCTCAAGAAACACAAGTCCCTGCGTGTCGCCCCACCCCCACCGCGATCTATCAGCTATCCTCTAAATCCTATTCAG ACAGACCAACAAGGTAATCCTGTTAGCATGACCGTTCCCCACGTCCAGCTCATCAACCCAGAGAACCAGATCGTTGAG CCCGACGGCAGCATGGCCCTGGACAGTGATGAGGGAGAAGAGCCGTCTCCTGAGGCCATGGCTCGCTACCTGTCAATGAGGCGACACACCGTGGGGGTACCCGACCAAAG GACGGAGATGCCAGAGGACCTCCAGAAGCTTCCACCGGGCTTCCCTCGGGGCGCGTTGCCCCAGCCTCCCTTTCCCCAGCTCCCCCCCAACATGGGCCAAGTGCACGGATTCATGCCCACACCGAGCCTGCAGCCGACACAGCAGCTGGAGTACAAG GAACaatcgctgctgcagccgcccACCCTGCAGGTGCTGAACTGCATGGGGCCCTTGGGTCGGAGAGCTTCCGACGGCGGGGCCAACATTCAGTTACACGCTCAGCTTCTGAAGAGGCCTCGGGGGCCGTCGCCGCTCGTCACCAGCCCG CATCCTAACCCTGCAGTAGCTCCGGTGGATGAGGAGGGTTCAGATGGAGAGCCAGATCAAGAGGCGGTGCAGAG ATCCACCTATAAGGACTGTAACACCCTTCATCTCCCCATGGAGCGCTTCTCTCCCGTCAGACGCTTCTCTGACGGCGCCGCGTCCATCCAGGCCTTCAAGGCTCATCTAGAGAACAACAGCCTCATCAGGCAACTCAAGCAG GAGTGTGAACAGCTCCAGAAGATGTATGCAGCCCAGCAGGACGAGCGCTTCCTGGAGCACACGCAGCAGCAGCACATCCTGTACCAGCAAGAGCAGCAGATCCTCCACCAGCAAATCCAG GGTCTGTCTTTAGGCCATGGAGAGAGCCAGCCCAGTCACTTAACCCACCAGCTCCAGAG GTTGCGTATCCAGCCCTCCAGCCCTCCACCAACACATCCCAGCAACCACCTCTTCAGACAGCCCAATCAGAGTCCTCCGCCTGGCTCTGCAGGCTTAATGCAAGGGCACG CAGGTCAGTCATCAGTGCAGTACCAGCATGGTGCCATGTACCAAGGACAGAACGGCAGCCCGCCTCCAACAGGTCTGGCCCGGGTCCCCCTGCCAGCCAATCCACAGACAGCATCTCCCCGAACCACGGTTCCCCTCGCACCCGGCGTACCTCAGCAACAACAG GTGACCATTCAGGTGCAGGAAGTGGAGCTGGGAGGTGGAGCACCGAGGCAGGGCAACTTTTTGTCCACGCCTGGAGGACACAGAGTCCTCGGGAAACAGCTTAGCGCAGACAACGCTGAGACGCACAG CCGCAGCCTTGGCCGGTTCACGTCTGGCTATGACCAGGCCCAGTTCAGTCACCACCTGTTCTCCGCGGATGCTGCTTCCCGGGGAACCTCCGGAATCGTCGGCACCTACAGCCCCTACTTGCAAGGAACCTCCCTTAAAGTTCCCGGCCTGGATGGTTACCCGAGCGGGGCGGCAGGAACCGGCAGCTACGGGACGCCCTCGGCTCTGCAGCAGGCCCTACTTTCCCCAACACCTTTGGACTACTGCCCCCCACAACAGCATGTCACCCCCACCCTGCAGGGCCTCCTGTCTCCCCGCCATTCGTTAACGGGCCACACCGACCCCAGGCTGCCCCCCCAggacctggccgccctgctGAAGCGACACACCCCGCGCCCTCTTCCCACACCTGGGACGCCCCCCAGCGGCGCGGCGCAGGAGTTTGGAGAGATGCTGCTCCTCCGCCAGCTGAACAAAGGGGACGGTCTGGATCCCCCCGCGCCACAGGGGGCCTCCGGAGGGCAGCATTACCACCTGTTACAGATCAGACCCCCGGAGGTTCAGCCTCAGCCGCAGCACCCGAGTCCGGCGCCGTGTCCGAGCTTAGCTCACTCAGAGAGCATGGAGGAGGACGACACGCCCGCGGGTTACCACCACCCGCACGAAGGCCTGCTGGTCAAGGCAGGGGACGGGCACGAGCTGCTGGGGCCTCCTCGCGGAGGCACCCCGCCCTACACTTCTCCCACACACAGGCACGGGGCCTACATAAGGAATGCACCAGCTACTAGAG AATCTGAACATGTGGAGTGCCGACCCCCGGAACAGGCCATGGAAGTGCCGGACCACAACGGTGTGGGCTATTCCCGGGGTCCCCAGGGTGAGGTGTACAGATCCAGAGGACAGCTACAGCGCCACCACACCATCCAGTGCTGCGATGATGCCTAC GATCAGGCAGAGCTCATGTCGGGTATGAGCCTCTTGGCCGGCAAGGCTCTCAGCTCCGCTCGAATGTCGGACATTCACAGCACGACGTCGCTGTCGGGGAGCCAGCAGCTGCACCAGCGGGAGGAGTCAG TGTGTGACGTAGAAGGGGAGCTCCACGCAGCGGCCTGCTACCACTCCTCCTGCACCAGTGACGTGCTGCACAGCTACAAGCCCCCCGACCTGCAGTACAGCATGGAGCAGGCTGGGGTCTAG